The Triticum aestivum cultivar Chinese Spring chromosome 4B, IWGSC CS RefSeq v2.1, whole genome shotgun sequence sequence GCATCGATTGGGGGCGGCGGAGCCACTCCGGGAGGTGGTAACGCCATTGGCTCGCCACCCTTGTTGTTGGTGCCAGCCGACGTATCCACACCCCACGGCGACACGCTCCTGCCATGAGAACTAGTGGGTGCGGACCACAGACAGGGGGGGCTCGAATTGATGCGGGGGTAGGTGGGAGGGCGAGAGGTGTGGGGAATTTGTCTCGCCGATGTTGCGTTTCCCGAGGAGGAAGAGAGAGTCATCATCTGCGGTAAGCGCAACTGAGATCTGCCACACACACTCAGTTCATATATACTGACAGAATTAATATGCCACGTTTTTTAAATATGTTTGGTTGTCTCACGGTGCGCCCCACATCTATGTCCAAAGATACAATAAGAGAAGAGGTCGAAGAATGGCTCGAGCACAAGACAAAGCTACTACGAGTTTCCATTAACAAGAGAAGCGTCTGACTTACAACTCGACTCTGGAAGACAAGGTTCCCTCGAAGCTCCTCTTCTCTTGTCGATCTGAGCCTTTCAGGATTGCTCATATCTAGCATCCCAATCTAAactttttttttctcgaatacgcacgagtgtgcgtactaTATTATAAAGAAGGGATCGGGGTAAAGAGCTCGTCCATGTTAGTGTTACAGAAGGGATCCAAATCTAAACCTTGTAAGGTATCTTGGAGTAGATGATTCTTTTGGGTTTTTTACTCGTACATCATCCCTTGAGTTTATTCAAAGTTAGGGTGAATGATAGTACATGTGCTCCCATTAAGAACAGTAAAACTGAACTTAATCCCTGCCCTCTCAGTAATTAGGCGTTTCTGGCCGTTGGATTTCGTTACCGGGACATTTTCACTGTTGGATCTTCGTTTAGTTGTACCTCAGTCGCGAAGTGGGCTAGATGTCAGCCAGGGCAGCTGCTCCCGTAGCTTTTTCTGACCCCTCTGGTTAATTGGGCTGCATCGGGCCCGTTTTCCCTGCTCAGGCCAAACGCAACGAACAAATCTCAGCGAGTATCGCTCCATCTACAGAGGGGATGGCGGCGCCCGATGCGGCCGTCGCGGCTTCGATGCGAGCGGCTCGGGCGGCCAACGGCCGGATCCAGGCGAGGCGCCAGTGGATCCAGGCCATGCGCATCGCGCTCGAGGGTACCCAGTACCACTCGATTGAGAGGATTCAGGAGCCATGGATCGAGGGTATCCAATGCAGGATGCGGGGTGCGTGTCGCGAGTCGATCTACAGAATCCAGCATTTGGTGGCCGGTCCATTCAACCGGTTGGCACGGTATGCGAGCGATAATGGAGGTCGTTGCTCGCGGCTGGCCGGAGTTGGCCACGCCTCGCAGGTAAGATCGCGGACGGCGGACGAAAGGAGGTTGTAGCGGCTGTAGCGGACCATGTGCGGCGATGACGGATCAACCGGGGTCCTCGTGATAGGTTCCCGCGCCAGGGTCTTAGTCATCTCGCTAGTGGTGGTAGGGCAGTCCTCAGTCGTCCGGGCAGGGAAGTACCGCTTCGTGATGCAGGCCAACCTCAATCTGGTTGCCTAATTCTCCATCTTGCTTTTTTCATGACTAATTTCTATGTTTCCTGACGTCCAGGGAGTCGAAGCCCTAGCATGcactccagcagcacgatggcggcCTCCTGCACCATCTCACCATTCGTTGTTATGGGAGGCGATGCGATGAGCTTCTCCTAGCAGCTTGAAGGTGAAGCCAGGGAGGAAGGGAAGGTCGTGTGTCATGCTCGATCTTGACATCTTGTATCGACAGTTGTGGCCAGCAGTGGGGAGCCTACTGAAATCAACTTGTGCGGTCCGATCCCCTCTCTACTTATTTAAACAATGTTCAAATGATACACAATATGCTTAGTTATTTGTTGTGCAAAAATAATTCCTGTAATATTTCCCTGCAAGAAAAAGGTCCGTAACATACATATTTAGATGGTGAAGCTTCCATTGGTGCTCCATGAGCTGATCGCGGACATGCGGGGCAACGGCAGCCATGGCGCGCGGCGGCTGGCCTTGCTCAAGCAAACTCTCTTCCCAATTAAGTTTTTGTGTCCCGTGTTTCTTTGAGCTATCTAGAGACTTTGATTTCCTTAACAGTGTGGTTCACGTGTTTGATGCAATGCACAAGAGGAACCATTGTGCTCAACGGTCTTTATTTTCTATGTGTGAATAGCCGAGGAGTACATCATGTACTCACTACAGTATATGCCATTAAGCTTCATAGTCCATTGCTGtactccgtttcaaaaaaaaatagtCCATTGCTGTAACGGATGTTCATATCAACTTACCATACAGTTTATGTTTCAGGTACAAAGTGTGTTGGCTCAAGAGCCACCAGAGTTATTCGCTTCTTAATATTTGGACAGTTGCATTCCGCAATATATGAGACATGCATTTGAATTAAGAGATGGAGGATCTGATTATACCTTGCAAAAGGTGCTCCGTTAGGGGGAACTGCTaattttgataataaaataggtgcCATCAGATCAGTGTATTGTTAGCCAGAAAATCCTTGAGCTTATAATTTCTAGATATTTACGGATTCAGAACTTAAGAGTGGGTGGCACCAATGATACACCTGTTCATTGCGGTGTTCAACTTCACTACTAATTAGGACAAAGAGCTAGGTGATGATACCCATTGATGTTGAATGCTCGAGGTAAGTGTATTATTACCCTGCATTTTCGCTTGGTCATGTGGGTTATAGTCAACTATGAAGTTGTGCACAGTTCACTTATAACATATATGACCAAGCAAATAACATAAATGTTGTTGGGCTGCAAGCATCCTCCTTGTGCTGCGATGATGCATCATGCATTATGATTTTATAATATTCCTTTTACACCAATCTTCTGAAGTTAAACATGAATGCAGATATGGAGTATTTCTATGAGAGTTGTACAACGGCAAGCATTTTTTAGGTGGTTTAGGAACTTGTGTCAGAAGTTTCCTTTGTGGCGTTCAAGTTATAAAGTAAAATACCATTTGGTGGCTCGCCTTTTTTTCACTTCTTGTATTAACCTAATTATGTCTCCTAATTTTTGTGAAATAACATTATCACTAATATCCCTGCTAATTTTATAAGGTCACATAAATATAATATTTTAgttggacagattatgcaaagtaCATGATAATAAAACAGACCCATACTGATCTAATTGAGATTATGCACTGAAGGTTCTATCCTAAAATAGCGAAGGTTAATTTAAGATTTCTCAAGATGGCTAAGAATGACCTTCCTAGCTACTGTGAAGTAATGTGATGATCCCTTTGattacttctctctctctctctctctctctctctctctctctctctctctctctctctctctctctctcttgaactTACACAATTGGAAAAACCAACCTATTTTCTCAAATTTCGAAAGCATCgagcttttttctttctttctttgtgtATACTTCTCTTATAGTTCTTATAATAAGCACTTGTTGTTAATATGCATTTCATAATTAGATGCTTTTTGGTTGATAGTTTTATTAATAAACTTTTAAAACAAAGGGGTTTTAGTTGCTCAATATAATGGTTTGCAACGGTTTGGTGCTCAGTATAATTGTCTGgtattaaataaataaaataacatTACTTTCATCAATTTACCATCCTTTTAAAACACATATTTATCATCAATTCTGAAATAGGTCAAATCAGTTAATGAGCGAGGACCAAAGTTTACAAAATGATTTGATAAACTGCCAATGAGATGTCAATGCGGTAAAATCAAGAACAAGTGTGGCTTACGATGGGCAAGAACAATGAGCAGCCATAAATTTCAAATACGGAAAACCAAGATCAAACAAGTTAATGTGTGTGTTTTTGATTTCAATGCCAAGGGAGATATTTTAAGGCTGATTTATAATGTTTTAGAGCTGTCATTTTACTGTACAATATGATGTTTTCAGAATCAGATTTTAGAGATCGGTCTTACAACTACAGTACACAGATTACACTTCATGCTCCCTTTTGCTAATCCAAAATATTAAGTTCATTGTCCTTAAATTCGAAGAAACTTATTCCATATTTAACATCAATATTCCATGCCATCGTATATTTATCAAATTTCCTACCATTATATTGAAAAAgagacgggcgcggcaacgcgcgccatcgaTGATCTAGTAAGGTTTTTATAGGCTAGAGGTACTTGATGAATGACCACCCTTGATGTGCTAGATATCGATGAAACGAGTACACTCTTATTTGTTGGTACACAACCAAACATTATGATACATTTTAAAATaagaaggaaaaaaaataaaatttatgTATACTATGAACAGGACAAACTTTACAAAAAAAATGTAGGGTCAATCTCAAACAAGCAACGAACTGTACTTGTATAACTGCATTCTACGCCTTGTGCTACCCATCAATGCGCCggtgccgacgccgacgccgacgggtCGGGGAACCTGCAAACCTCGGCCACCGCCGACACATCCACCGGCCCGCGGCTCAGCCACCCTGTCAATATCCCAACCGGACTGTCCCTGTTCTGCGTCACGGCCACCGGGGCGCCGGTGCGGCCGCCACCCGCGCTCGCGGTCACCACGCTCCACTGGACGCTTTCCTCGCTGGGCTCGTGCGGGCAGTCGTCGATCATTAGGCTCTTGATCTCGAACAGGTCCGAGCTCGACTCGctcccgccgtcgtcgtcgccgccgcctctgccgcAGCTGACTTTCACCGGAGCTGGAAGAGTGAAGCTTCCTCTCCTACAGCTCGCGCTCGTGTACTCGCCCTGCTTCTCTTCCCTCCCTACGGCTGCCACTCCTGATGCCCCGAGATTCAAATTTGGCGGGAGGCCAGCAACCACGCCACGGTGGCCGTCTCCGGTTAGCCCGAGGCCAGCCTTCTCCCTCCGCAGGTCTTTGTACCACTCGATATTGCTCGCCGTCGCCGATGCCGCCAGCTTGCTCGATCCGGCGGTCGCGCCGTCTACGCGCACGGCCCGCTTCCCGGAGCACAGACGCAGGAGCACGCCTACCTGGAGGCAGCACTTCATGCAGCGGtatcgcgggcggcggcgcgcatcCCGTAGGAGAACGGTCTGGCTGTTGGCGCTGCCCACCGAGCCGGCGCTCGCCGACGACGTGCGCTTCCACGCCGGCTCGCTCACCGGCACAGCTGGCCTCGCCCCCGCGGCCACAGCCTCCACGCGCGTGGGCGTGGCGGGGCCCTCCTGGTGGTGGCCATCCATTGCGCCCTTGAAGTAACGCTCAGCCGAGAACACGTCGAGCTCGCCGTCAGCGCAAGTGCCCTGCCGGCTCGGGGTGCTCTTCGGCGGCAATGACACCCTTGCCGCTGCCGGGCGGCTGTCCACGGCCTCCCCAGTGAGGTCGACGTAGGCGAGCGACGGCGAGGTGCTGTTCCGGCGCCGCCCGAACAGCTCCCGCTGCTCATAGCTGACTTTCAGATCACCATTtcttgtgtgctccatgctgtatCAAGTCTGCATATGTCACATGCACACAGAAGATGGTGTGAAATAGCCACAGTTATATAGACAGCCCGAACATATTGGAACACATTTTCACAAACTTTTGTTGTACAAAGATCAAAATGAGCTGGTCAATAGACCAAAAAGAAGTTTGCTGCTAATCCGTCTCTGTGAAGCTACTGTGGGGAAACAGAGAGGAGTTAATGAGGCTGTGAACTGGTCGAAAACAGAATGGTTGGAGCACTGACGGCCATATGTTTTCGCAACGTTTCTTGGGAATTCTAGACTCGGAGCAAGCAATCTGATCATGGTGGTTGTTGGTGCCTCGACATCCACAAGTCACAGGAACTCCTGGAATTCTGATAGAACTCTTGTTAACGTTAACACTTCCCTTGAAACTGTTTTGCAGTGCGAAGCTGAC is a genomic window containing:
- the LOC123089344 gene encoding uncharacterized protein; translated protein: MAAPDAAVAASMRAARAANGRIQARRQWIQAMRIALEGTQYHSIERIQEPWIEGIQCRMRGACRESIYRIQHLVAGPFNRLARYASDNGGRCSRLAGVGHASQGVEALACTPAARWRPPAPSHHSLLWEAMR